Proteins encoded by one window of Antechinus flavipes isolate AdamAnt ecotype Samford, QLD, Australia chromosome 4, AdamAnt_v2, whole genome shotgun sequence:
- the MBTD1 gene encoding MBT domain-containing protein 1 isoform X3, whose product MTLKTEHSTHSERKRRDSFGMFDGYDSCSEDTSSSSSSDESEEEVAPLPSSLPIIKNNGQVYTYPDGKSGMATCEMCGMVGVRDAFYSKTKRFCSVSCSRSYSSNSKKASILARLQVTGKPPTKKAKVLQKQPLVAKLAAYAQYQATLQSQAKTKSAVSLEGFSWGNYINSNSFIAAPVTCFKHAPMGTCWGDISENVRVEVPNTDCSLPTKVFWIAGIVKLAGYNALLRYEGFESDSSLDFWCNICGSDIHPVGWCAASGKPLVPPRTIQHKYTNWKAFLVKRLTGAKTLPPDFSQKVSESMQYPFKPSMRVEVVDKTHLCRTRVAIVESVIGGRLRLVYEESEDKSDDFWCHMYSPLIHHIGWSRSIGHRFKRSDITKKQDGHFDTPPHLFAKVKEVDQSGEWYKEGMKLEAIDPLNLSAICVATIRKVLADGFLMIGIDGSEAADGSDWFCYHATSPSIFPVGFCEINMIELTPPRGYTKLPFKWFDYLRETGSIAAPVKLFNKDVPNHGFRVGMKLEAVDLMEPRLVCVATVTRIIHRLLRIHFDGWEEEYDQWVDCESPDLYPVGWCQLTGYQLQPPAPQTSRESQSGSSKQKKKAKSQQYKGHKKMTPLQLKEELLDGEEYSFLQGASDQESNGSASYYIKQEP is encoded by the exons ACTGAGCATTCTACACATTCCGAAAGGAAACGGCGAGATTCATTCGGGATGTTTGACGGTTATGATAGCTGCAGTGAGGACACCAGTAGCAGCTCCAGCTCTGATGAAAGTGAAGAAGAAGTTGCTCCCTTACCCTCTAGTCTCCCAATTATTAAGAATAATGGACAAGTCTATACATATCCAGATGGTAAATCTGGCATGG CTACATGTGAAATGTGTGGAATGGTCGGAGTACGAGATGCTTTTTATTCTAAAACAAAGCGTTTCTGCAGTGTTTCATGTTCAAGAAGTTATTCCTCAAACTCCAAGAAGGCAAGCATTTTGGCAAGACTTCAGGTAACG GGTAAACCTCCCACTAAGAAAGCAAAAGTTCTTCAGAAGCAGCCTTTGGTGGCGAAGCTAGCAGCTTATGCTCAGTACCAAGCCACTCTCCAGAGCCAAGCCAAGACGAAGTCAG CAGTCTCCTTGGAAGGCTTCAGCTGGGGTAATTACATCAACAGTAATAGCTTTATAGCTGCTCCAGTGACCTGTTTTAAGCAT GCACCCATGGGGACCTGCTGGGGTGATATCTCAGAAAATGTGAGGGTGGAAGTTCCCAATACAGACTGCAGCCTACCTACCAAAGTCTTCTGGATAGCTGGAATTGTGAAATTAGCAG gTTATAATGCCCTTTTGAGATATGAAGGGTTTGAAAGTGACTCCAGCCTGGACTTTTGGTGCAACATATGTGGGTCTGATATCCATCCAGTTGGTTGGTGTGCAGCCAGTGGGAAACCTCTTGTTCCTCCTCGGA CCATTCAACACAAGTATACAAACTGGAAAGCTTTTCTAGTGAAACGACTTACTGGTGCCAAAACACTTCCTCCTGACTTCTCTCAAAAG GTGTCAGAAAGCATGCAGTACCCCTTCAAGCCCTCCATGCGAGTAGAAGTGGTTGATAAGACCCACCTGTGTCGGACTCGGGTCGCCATTGTGGAGAGTGTGATTGGAGGGAGGCTGAGGTTGGTCTATGAGGAAAGTGAAGATAAAAGCGACGACTTCTGGTGCCACATGTACAGTCCCCTGATTCATCATATCGGTTGGTCTCGAAGTATAGGTCATAGATTCAAAAGATCTG ATATTACTAAGAAACAGGATGGACATTTTGATACACCACCACATTTATTTGCTAAG GTGAAAGAAGTAGACCAGAGTGGGGAATGGTACAAGGAAGGAATGAAATTGGAAGCTATAGATCCTCTAAATCTATCTGCAATATGTGTTGCAACCATTAGAAAG GTGCTAGCAGATGGATTCCTTATGATTGGAATTGATGGATCAGAAGCAGCAGATGGATCTGACTGGTTTTGTTACCATGCAacttccccttctattttccctGTTGGTTTCTGTGAAATTAACATGATTGAATTAACTCCACCCAGAG GTTATACAAAACTTCCTTTCAAATGGTTTGACTACCTCAGGGAAACTGGCTCCATAGCAGCACCAGTAAAGTTGTTTaataag GATGTTCCAAATCATGGATTTCGTGTTGGGATGAAATTAGAAGCTGTAGACCTCATGGAACCACGCTTAGTGTGTGTAGCCACAGTGACCCGAATCATTCATCGTCTACTGAGAATCCATTTTGATGGTTGGGAAGAAGAGTATGATCAGTGGGTAGACTGTGAATCCCCTGATCTCTATCCTGTCGGATGGTGCCAATTAACTGGATATCAGCTACAGCCTCCAGCACCACAAA cATCAAGAGAAAGCCAGTCAGGTTcatcaaaacagaagaaaaaggctAAGTCACAGCAATACAAAGGACACAAGAAAA
- the MBTD1 gene encoding MBT domain-containing protein 1 isoform X4: MTLKTEHSTHSERKRRDSFGMFDGYDSCSEDTSSSSSSDESEEEVAPLPSSLPIIKNNGQVYTYPDGKSGMATCEMCGMVGVRDAFYSKTKRFCSVSCSRSYSSNSKKASILARLQGKPPTKKAKVLQKQPLVAKLAAYAQYQATLQSQAKTKSAVSLEGFSWGNYINSNSFIAAPVTCFKHAPMGTCWGDISENVRVEVPNTDCSLPTKVFWIAGIVKLAGYNALLRYEGFESDSSLDFWCNICGSDIHPVGWCAASGKPLVPPRTIQHKYTNWKAFLVKRLTGAKTLPPDFSQKVSESMQYPFKPSMRVEVVDKTHLCRTRVAIVESVIGGRLRLVYEESEDKSDDFWCHMYSPLIHHIGWSRSIGHRFKRSDITKKQDGHFDTPPHLFAKVKEVDQSGEWYKEGMKLEAIDPLNLSAICVATIRKVLADGFLMIGIDGSEAADGSDWFCYHATSPSIFPVGFCEINMIELTPPRGYTKLPFKWFDYLRETGSIAAPVKLFNKDVPNHGFRVGMKLEAVDLMEPRLVCVATVTRIIHRLLRIHFDGWEEEYDQWVDCESPDLYPVGWCQLTGYQLQPPAPQTSRESQSGSSKQKKKAKSQQYKGHKKMTPLQLKEELLDGEEYSFLQGASDQESNGSASYYIKQEP; the protein is encoded by the exons ACTGAGCATTCTACACATTCCGAAAGGAAACGGCGAGATTCATTCGGGATGTTTGACGGTTATGATAGCTGCAGTGAGGACACCAGTAGCAGCTCCAGCTCTGATGAAAGTGAAGAAGAAGTTGCTCCCTTACCCTCTAGTCTCCCAATTATTAAGAATAATGGACAAGTCTATACATATCCAGATGGTAAATCTGGCATGG CTACATGTGAAATGTGTGGAATGGTCGGAGTACGAGATGCTTTTTATTCTAAAACAAAGCGTTTCTGCAGTGTTTCATGTTCAAGAAGTTATTCCTCAAACTCCAAGAAGGCAAGCATTTTGGCAAGACTTCAG GGTAAACCTCCCACTAAGAAAGCAAAAGTTCTTCAGAAGCAGCCTTTGGTGGCGAAGCTAGCAGCTTATGCTCAGTACCAAGCCACTCTCCAGAGCCAAGCCAAGACGAAGTCAG CAGTCTCCTTGGAAGGCTTCAGCTGGGGTAATTACATCAACAGTAATAGCTTTATAGCTGCTCCAGTGACCTGTTTTAAGCAT GCACCCATGGGGACCTGCTGGGGTGATATCTCAGAAAATGTGAGGGTGGAAGTTCCCAATACAGACTGCAGCCTACCTACCAAAGTCTTCTGGATAGCTGGAATTGTGAAATTAGCAG gTTATAATGCCCTTTTGAGATATGAAGGGTTTGAAAGTGACTCCAGCCTGGACTTTTGGTGCAACATATGTGGGTCTGATATCCATCCAGTTGGTTGGTGTGCAGCCAGTGGGAAACCTCTTGTTCCTCCTCGGA CCATTCAACACAAGTATACAAACTGGAAAGCTTTTCTAGTGAAACGACTTACTGGTGCCAAAACACTTCCTCCTGACTTCTCTCAAAAG GTGTCAGAAAGCATGCAGTACCCCTTCAAGCCCTCCATGCGAGTAGAAGTGGTTGATAAGACCCACCTGTGTCGGACTCGGGTCGCCATTGTGGAGAGTGTGATTGGAGGGAGGCTGAGGTTGGTCTATGAGGAAAGTGAAGATAAAAGCGACGACTTCTGGTGCCACATGTACAGTCCCCTGATTCATCATATCGGTTGGTCTCGAAGTATAGGTCATAGATTCAAAAGATCTG ATATTACTAAGAAACAGGATGGACATTTTGATACACCACCACATTTATTTGCTAAG GTGAAAGAAGTAGACCAGAGTGGGGAATGGTACAAGGAAGGAATGAAATTGGAAGCTATAGATCCTCTAAATCTATCTGCAATATGTGTTGCAACCATTAGAAAG GTGCTAGCAGATGGATTCCTTATGATTGGAATTGATGGATCAGAAGCAGCAGATGGATCTGACTGGTTTTGTTACCATGCAacttccccttctattttccctGTTGGTTTCTGTGAAATTAACATGATTGAATTAACTCCACCCAGAG GTTATACAAAACTTCCTTTCAAATGGTTTGACTACCTCAGGGAAACTGGCTCCATAGCAGCACCAGTAAAGTTGTTTaataag GATGTTCCAAATCATGGATTTCGTGTTGGGATGAAATTAGAAGCTGTAGACCTCATGGAACCACGCTTAGTGTGTGTAGCCACAGTGACCCGAATCATTCATCGTCTACTGAGAATCCATTTTGATGGTTGGGAAGAAGAGTATGATCAGTGGGTAGACTGTGAATCCCCTGATCTCTATCCTGTCGGATGGTGCCAATTAACTGGATATCAGCTACAGCCTCCAGCACCACAAA cATCAAGAGAAAGCCAGTCAGGTTcatcaaaacagaagaaaaaggctAAGTCACAGCAATACAAAGGACACAAGAAAA